The Alcaligenes aquatilis genome contains the following window.
TGATGGCACAGGGGCATGCAGGCCATGGTAAGCCCCAAGCGGTACGTGCCTTGAGCACACAGGTCCATGCCAGTCAATGCTGGGTGCGTATGCTGCCGGAGCCTGCGCCTTCGGCCGCGTATCTGGAGCTGGAAAACAAGGGTGAGCAGAGTGTGGCTTTGGTAGGGGCCAGCACCTTGTCGTTCGGGCATGTGATGCTGCATCAGACGACCGAACACGATGGCATGTCACGCATGTCGCATACGTCCGAGGTGGAGATTCCAGCAGGTGGCACATTACGTCTGAAGCCCGGCGCTTTTCATGTGATGCTGGGGCAGGCGAAAGAGGATCTGGCGCTGGGCGAACGCATTATCCTGAGTCTGCATCTGTCTGACGATACCCAGGTCCAGGCCGAGTGCGAGTTACGGCCCGCCAAGACACAGGCTTACTGATTCAGGCTGGCACTTCCATAGAAAAAGGACCGTCTCTGAACTGCCCCCAAAAGCTTGGACGGCTGTCTAACTTTTTTGGGGGCAGTTCAATCAAGCGTGCAGTTTTGCTTTCGTGCTCAGGCTTGTAGTGCTGTTAGTACAGCCTGGTTGAATGCTTTTGGATTGGCCAGATTCATACCATGGGCCGCCAAAGGGATGCGGTGCAACTGGTCCTCGCGTCGGTGCTGACGAATGATGTCCATGCAATGATGGTAGCGCGTGGGACTGTTCTCGCCCGTGATGAAGCTCAAGGGCGCATCCAGCTGTTTGAGCCATTCCAGACTCGGCCCCAGGTTGGGCTCCTGCTGCTGATCCAGCATGGTATGGGCGTTGTCCTGAATCATCTCGCGGAACCAGCGAGTCATTTGCTTCCAGGTTCCCGAGCCATTGACCGTATCCACAAACAGAGCCATGGCACCATCACGATCGCCCTGTTCCAGGCGTTCGGCCACTTGCTGGAACAAAGGGGCATAGGAATAGGCGCCAGGAGTCGGGAAACCGGGGTCTGCCAAGGTCAGGCTGGCCACTTGCTCGGGCATTCGTTGAGCCAGCAGCAGGGCAACATGACCGCCGCGAGAATGCCCTACGATATGCACTTTCTCGCCAGGAATATGCTGGTCCAGCAAGGCCTGCAAGTCCTGGGCGTGTTGCGCTGTGCTGAAGTGACCGGGGCTGGGTGCGCCGGGCCAGTAGGAGCGCAGGCTGGGAGCCAGAACCCGATACTGGGTGGCAAAGGCGGGGATCTGCCAACGCCAGTATCGCCAGTCGCACAGAGAACCATGAACCAGCAACACGGCTGCGCCTTGCCCTTGGTCTACAAATGTGTGGCGATAGCCTTGTGCGGTCAGTTCAAGGGTGGAGAAGTCGGCAAAGGGGGGTGTCATGGCAAGCAGTACAAGTCAGGCAAGAATCAGTCGCCTAAAAAAACAGACCGGGTTTGAACCCGGTCCGTATGGCGTTACACGCGGGGTAATTATTCCAGCAGCTTCAGGCGGCTGCGCGCGGTCTCGGCCGCTTCAGATTGTGGGTAGTCTTTGACGATACGCTGCAAGGTGGTTTTGGCACCGCTCAGATCGTTCAGTTCGATCTGGCTGGATGCCGTCACCATCAAAGCATCAGCAGCGCGAGGGCTTTGTGGGGACGCTTTCACAAAAGCCTGCAGCTTTTGGATGGATGTCTTGAAGCTTTTGATGGCATATAGGCTGCTGCCTTCGTAAAAGCGCACTTCATCGGCCAGAACGCTGGAGGGGTAGGCGGCCAGAAAACCGGCAAAAGCATCGGCTGCGGGTTTGTATTGGCCAGCGCGATAGGCGTCCATGGCGCTGTCAAAGACAGCTTGTTCTTGTGGGTCTGCGGCATGAGGGCTTTGCTGTCCGGCAGGCGCATTGTTCTGGCCCTGACCGCTGGCTTGCCAGCTCAGTTTTTCGACTTGGCCGCGCAGTGAGACAACTTCAGAGCGCAGGGTGTCAATTTGATCTGCCAGTTGCAGGCGAGCTTGGGTATTTTGCTCGTGCATCTGACGAATTTGCTGACGCAGCTCCAAAATGGCGCGTCGGGCCTCGTCATCGGCAAAGGCCTTGGCCGGCAGGCTGGCGAATAGGGCGGCCGTCGCGAACAAGGCAACGGTCGCAAGACGAAAAGGCTTTTTATAAGCGTGCATAGTGAAGTCCGTTAAAAAATGTGCATCCGCAATGCGCAGGCTCCTCACCTGCCGGTTTCCCCTCTGTCGGGGGCTGTAATCTGGGGGGCTTTGGCCGGCCTGGCGAGCCCGTTGTCCAGCATAACGAATTTTCAGTGGATCGGGCACAGCGCCGATAAAAAACGCCGCGGCGTTAACAACCGCCACGGCGTCGGAACCACTTGGTCGATGCAGAAATTATCGTTGGTAAACGATGTCTGCGCGACGGTTTTCGGCGTAATCAGCTTCGGTGTTACCCAAGGCTTTTGGACGCTCTTTACCAAAGCTCACAGCTTCGATCTGGCTGTTGCTCACGCCCAGCAGACCCAGCATACGTGCCACGGCATCGGAACGACGCTGACCCAGAGCCAGGTTGTACTCAGCACCACCACGCTCGTCGGTATTACCTTCGATGCGCACGGTTTGCTGAGGATGGCTGCTCAGGTACGAGGCGTGCATTTCTACCAGGCCACGGTACTGTTCGTTCACAACGTAGCTGTCGTAGTCAAAATATACCGAGCGTTGTTGTGCCAGTGGGCTTTGAGGATTGAAAGGGTCCATGATCTGGCCTGCGCTAGCAGAGTCTGATCCAGTACCGCCGGTTGAGCCGGAGCCTGATTGATCCAAAGGCACCGAGCTGCAAGCAGCAAGGGTTACAGCCATGGCGGCGAGGGTAAGACTTTTAAGAATGCGCGAGCTCATTTGAATTCCTTTTGAAAAAGAGTCACACAGGATGTCAGTTGGTAAATGGTCCCCAGGTGGGTTCGCGTACTTTGCCATTCAATGACGAGAGGGTCTGACGAACGCGACCGTCCACGGATGTTACAGCTAGGACACTGCGCCCCCCCTGAACAGAACTATATAAGATCTGCATCCCATTAGGGGCGAAACTCGGAGACTGATCGTCGGGACCTGTCGTCAGCAGTTGCTCAGACCCTGATGCCATATCTTGAGTGGCAATTCGGAAAGCACCGTTTCTGCGTGTGACGTATACAAGCCTAGTACCGTCCGCAGAGACCTCCGGTGAAATATTGTAACTCCCGTTGAAGGTAATGCGTTGTGCGTCGTTTCCTCCCAGGCTTACTTTGTAAATATTGGGAGCGCCACCACGATCACTGACAAATACAAGGGAGTTGCCATCAGGCATAAAACTCGGTTCAGTATCGATCAGGGGTGAACGCATCACACGACGCAAGCCCGAACCGTCTGCATTTAGCGTGTAAATCTGCGAAATACCGTCTCTGGAGAGCACAACAGCTAGCTGATTGCCGTTGGGAGCCCATGCTGGACTACTGTTGTTGCCTTTGAAATTGGCCAGTGGCTCACGATGGCCAGTGGCCAAAGTTTGCACATATACAACAGGTTTATCGTTCTCAAAGCTCACATAAGCCAGCTTTTTACCGTCAGGGGACCAGGCTGGCGAGATGATTGAGTGTCGAGAACGCAACATTACCTGTGGATTTTGTCCGTCGGCGTCAGCAATTTGTAACTCGTAGTTGTTGCCCGTTTGCAACACATAGGCCAGGCGTGTCGAAAAAACGCCCCGTACACCGGTGATTTTTTCGTAGATACGGTCGGCAATCTGGTGGGATATGCGACGTAACTCTTTCTCGCTGCCCGCAAAAGCCACCCCATCCAGCTGTGTTTGACGAACGGAATCCACCAGGCGATAGCTGATGGAGTATTGCCCGCCGGTCTGGGCGACCGAGCCGTAGGCCAGGTAATCAGCCCCCCGGTTGCGCCATTCGTCGTAGGCGATGGTGCTTTCTGCATTCAGACCAGCACCGGTGGCATTGATCAATTGAAATTGACCCGAACGAGTCAAGTCGGCGCGAATCACTTCGGCCAGGGACTGGCTGGCCGGGTTATCAGCAAAATCGGCGATCGCGATGGGGTACTGGGTAGCACCCACACCCGATATATCGACCCGCAGTTGGGCCTGAGCCGGTTGGCTGGCGAACATGCCAGCGGCCAGGGCAAACGCTCCAGTGGCCGTGGCGCGCCAATGACGACCTAAGGTCGCCAGGGCAGGGGTAGCGGCGGTCATTATGCAATCTCCTGATTAATCGAACATGCGGTATTCGCCATCAATATACGATGGATACTGCCCGCTAGGCGGTTTGGGGAAAGGGCTGCAACGGGCAAGTCCCTTGGATACGGCATCATCGAATAGAGCGATGCCGGACGATCGTTTGATTTGAACGCGGTTAGGGGTGCCATCGGCATTCAGGTCCACGCGGTACTGCAAAGTAGGGTTGCCGCGTACTTCGGAGCGCGCAGGGGTGCTGTAGACCACGCCAGGCTGCACGCAAGCGCGCACCTTGGCGGCATAGCCACCGTCACCACCGCCGCCGCCAGCCTGGTTGCGGTCTGCGGTACCACCGGGGCGGCCAGGAGCACCTTCGCGCATGGCGCGACGGAACGCTTCTTCCTTGGCCTTGCGCTCGGCGTCCGCCTTGGCTTTGGCGGCAGCAGCAGCGCGAGCCTTACGTTCAGCATCCGCTTTGGCTTTGGCCTCGGCGTCTGCCTTGGCCTTGGCTTCTGCATCGGCTTTGGCTTTGCGTTCGGCATCAGCACGGGCTTTGGCGTCGGCCTCTGCTTTGGCCTTGCGTTCGGCTTCCGCCTTGGCTTTAGCTTCTGCTTCGGCCTTGTCCTTGCGTTCCTGTTCCTGCTTTTCCTTCTGTTCACGTTCACGTCGTTCAGCGGCTAGCTTGTCCTGACGCTGTTTTTCCTGACGCTCTTGTTCCAGCTTTTCTTCACGTTCTTTTTGCTCGCGTTCTTTGCGAGCTTGCTCCAAAGCGATCTCGGGATCGACTTCGGGTTCAGCAGGAGGTGTGACCTTTTCAGGTTCAGGAGGTGGCTTGGGTGCCGGAGGCGGTTCGGGTTCCGGTTCAGGCTTGGGTTCTGGCTCTGCAACTGGTTCAGGCTCAGGTTGTGGCTCTGGCTCGGCCTCGGGGGCTTCGGGATCCGCATTGACGGCCGCGTCGGGCGCGACACCGTCCATCCACAATTCGACCTGCACCGCATTGGGTGTTTTGGGCGCAGTAGAAAAAAGGGCTCCCGCCAAAATGGCGAGCAGCAACAGCCCGTGCAGACCCAGGGCGATGAGCAAGCCGCGCCGATCTTCCTTTTGCTCAGGCGAGCGCAGCGCCTGATTGCGGGTATTGCGTGTTCTGTGCTTCATTCAGTTCAGGTTTTTCGCGCCGGATGGCGAGCACGCTATCCGGCCAGAGGTTATTTGCCAGCGTCAGGGTCGCTATTGCGATCGACGATCAGACCCAGGCGGTTGATGCCATTGGAGCGCAGCTCATCCATCAAGCCCATGACGGTCTCGTAGGGAACCTTGCCGTCGGCGGCGATGACAACCGGACTGTCGGCCTGCATACGCGAGCGTACTTCATTGAGCAGTGTGGACTTCTCGATGTTCATGAACTCGGAGCCCGCATCGCGCAAGCGTATGGCCAGTTTGCCGTCCTTATCAACCTGGATTTCCACCGGCTTGGCAGGTACTTCGGAGGCTTGGCCTACCGAAGGCAGTTCCACCAAACCAGGGGTAATCATGGGAGCGGTGACCATGAAGATCACCAGCAGCACCAGCATCACGTCGATATACGGTACGACGTTGATTTCATTTTTCATGCGCCGGCCATGACGGCCGGTGCTTCCACGCATCGATGGCATCAGTTCACCTGCCGCTGCAAGATGTTCAGGAATTCGTCGATAAAGCTGTCAAAGCGGATCGAGATACGATCGAGCTCGTTGGTAAAGCGGTTATAGGCCACCACCGCAGGGATGGCGGCAAACAGACCAATAGCCGTGGCAATCAGGGCTTCGGCAATACCGGGAGCCACCGAGGCCAGGGTTGCCTGCTGCATGCCCGACAAACCGATAAAGGCGTGCATGATCCCCCAGACGGTACCCAGCAGCCCGATGTAGGGGCTGACCGAACCGGCAGAGGCCAGGAAGTTCAGATGTGTTTCCAGCGTATCCATTTCGCGTTGATAGCTGGCACGCATGGCACGACGTGGGCCGTCCAGCAGGGCAGGCCCCGAGCTTTGACTGCGACGGGCCTTGATGAATTCAGTCATGCCGGCTTCAAAAATACGGGCCAAGGCCCCGTGTTCAGCACGACGCGAGGAGATGGATTGCTGAAGCACGGCCAGATCGCCACCCGCCCAGAAGTCGTCCTCAAAACGGCGAGTCTGCTCCAGCGTGCGTTTAAGTGCAGCCCGTTTACTGAAGATATAGGCCCACGAGAGAATCGAGATTCCCAGCAGGATCAGCATGACAAGCTGAACGGGAATACTGGCATCGAGAAGTAGCGAAATCAGCGACAGGTCGCTAGTAGCTTGCATGGTCAGTCCTGAACCTTTTCCAAGAGGGTACGTAAATCAGAGTCCAGCTTGCTTGGACGAAGCGTGTTGGCGTCAACGCAAACAATTTGGATGGTGCTTTGGCATAACAGTTCCCCACCTCGCAGGGCACCTTGTTCAAAATGGATGGTAGCCGACCCCAGTTGGGTAATCCGGCTGCGTACCGAGATCAAATCATCGAGCCGGGCAGGTTTGAGATATTGTATTTCAACCTTCTTGACTACGAACAGGCGTTGATTCTGCTCGGCTACATCGGATTGGTTTACGCCCAGGTTCCTGAGCCATTCTGTGCGCGCACGCTCAAAGAATTTCAGGTAGTTGGCGTAATATACGATCCCCCCAGCGTCGGTGTCCTCGTAATATACGCGAATATCAAGCCGAGCCTGGGTGTCCCACTTGTCAGTAAGCATGTCGTTCGTAAAAGAGTTTATGTTGACGGGCAGGGCATGGCCTACGGCCAGCCCTGCTTGGAGTCTTTACAGCGAGGCCAGACGCTCCACGCTGACCTGAGCAATCTGCTCGACCGGGACGTTGGTGCTGCTGGCATCACGGCGTGCCTGCATTTCAACGACGCCCTCTTTCAAGCCGCGCTCACCGATCGTAATGCGTAGCGGCACGCCAATCAGTTCCCAGTCGGCAAACATGATGCCGGGGCGGGCGTCGCGGTCGTCCAAAATGACATCCACGCCTTGTTCTTTGAGCTGCGTGTACAGATCCGTCGCAGTCTGACGTACCGCATCGCTCTTGGTAAAGCCGATCGGGCAGATTACCACTTCAAACGGGGCCAGGGCGCGAGGCCAGATCATGCCACGCTCGTCGTGGTTTTGTTCGATGGCTGCGGCCGCAATACGGCTGACACCAATGCCATAACAACCCATTTGCATGACAGCCGGTTTACCATCAGTTTCCAAAAAGGTGGCGTTCAGCTTCTTGGAGTAGACATCGCCCAGGAAGAACACGTGGCCCACTTCAATGCCGCGCTGGATGGCCAGCTTGCCGCCCTCAGGAGCCGGGTCGCCGTGAACCACGTTGCGCAGGTCTGCCTTGATGGGTTCGGGCAGGTCGCGACCCCAGTTCACGCCGGTGTAGTGAAAGCCCTCTTCGTTGGCGCCACAGACAAAGTCGCTCATGTTGGCAACGGTCAGGTCGGCAATGACTTGCACTGCTTGACGTGTGCCGATCGGGCCCAGATAGCCGGGCTTGCAGCCAAAGACGGCCACAATCTCTTCTTCGGTTGCCAGACGGTGACCTTTTTCAAAGCCGGCCAGTTTGGAAACCTTGATGTCGTTGACCTCATGGTCGCCGCGAATCAGCAGCAGGTACACAGTCGTCTTGGTTTGCCCATCTTCTTCAACATCGGTAGCCACCACCACGGATTTGACCGTGGCAGTCAGGTCCAGTCCTAGTTGTTGAGCGACCAGTTCGCATTTTGGGGCCTCTGGTGTGGCGGTCTTGACCAGCGCTTGGCCAGGAGCGGCGCGCTCAGCCAGAAGGCAAGGGGCGGGAGCCAGTTCGATATTGGCAGCGTAGTCGGTGTCAGGGTTGTAGACCAGCAAGTCTTCGCCGGTATCGGCAATAACCTGAAACTCATGGCTGCGCGAACCGCCAATGGAGCCGGTATCAGCCGCCACGGCACGGAAGTCCAGACCTAGACGAGCAAAGATACGCATATACGCGTCGTACATATTGTCGTAACTGGCCTGGGCGTCTTCGGCGTTGCGGTCAAAGGAGTAGGCGTCCTTCATGGTGAATTCGCGGCCGCGCATCAAGCCAAAACGGGGACGACGCTCGTCACGGAACTTGGTTTGAATATGGTAGAAGTTAATCGGCAATTGGCGCCAGCTGTGGATTTCGTTGCGGGCGATGTCCGTGATGACTTCCTCAGAGGTGGGCTGCAGCACGAAGTCGCGTTGGTGGCGGTCCTTGATTCGTAGCAGCTCGTCGCCATATTTTTCCCAACGGCCAGACTCTACCCAGAGTTCGGCGGGCTGGACTACTGGCATCAGCAACTCAATGGCGCCGGAGCGGTCCATTTCCTGACGAATGATGTTTTCAATCTTGCGCAGCACGCGCAGGCCCATAGGCATATAAGTGTAGATACCGCCGGCGGCTTTGCGTATCATGCCGGCGCGCGTCATGAGCTGGTGGCTGGCAACTTCGGCCTCGGTAGGCGCTTCTTTCAGGGTATTAATGTGATACTGGCTAGCATGCATGGTAGGGAACTCGTCAGGTACGTATAATCAGATTTAATTGTATTGAATTCGTTAGAGGTGGCCTATGTTAGATCGTGAAGGCTACCGTCCTAATGTCGGAATTATTCTCGTTAATCGCAAAAACGAGGTTTTTTGGGGCAAGCGTATTCGGGAACATGCCTGGCAGTTCCCGCAAGGCGGTATCAAATACGGCGAAACACCCGTACAGGCGATGTACCGCGAACTGCACGAAGAAGTGGGCTTGCTGCCAGAGCATATCCGTATATTAGGCCGGACGCGAGATTGGCTTCGCTACAACGTGCCCAATCATTTTGTACGTCGGGAGGCGCGTGGCCATTACAAGGGCCAGAAACAAATCTGGTTCCTGTTGCGACTGGTAGGGCGAGACAGCGATGTCTGCCTGCGCTCTTCCTCGACGCCGGAGTTTGATGCATGGCGTTGGAGTCAATATTGGGTGCCACTTGATTCAGTGATTGAGTTCAAGCGGGAAGTCTATCAGCAAGCGCTAAACGAGCTGTCGGATATTTTATTCCGGCGGCGCCAGGAAAATCGTTATTTACGTCAGCGCCCCCCAAGCGCAATTGATGCCGATACCGTAGACAGCAGGGATCATGCGCATATTATTGGTTGAAGACGAGTTGGAAATGGCCGCGTGGCTGGAGCGGGCTTTGGCGCAAAGTGGTTTTTTGCCCGATCCCGCTCATGATGCCCGAACGGCAGAAGTGTTGTTGACGGCCCATGAATATGATGCGGTTGTGATGGATTTGCGCCTGCCCGATAAACACGGGCTGGTGCTTTTGCGCGAGATGCGCGAACGCGGTGATCACACTCCCGTGCTGATCCTGACCGCTCAAGGCGCCTTGCAAGACCGTGTTCGTGGTCTGAATCTGGGCGCCGACGATTTCCTGACCAAGCCCTTTGCCCTGGAGGAACTGGAGGCTCGTCTGGCTGCTTTGGTGCGGCGCAGCCGTGGCCGTGTGGCGCCTGTAGTCAGCTGCGGCTCGCTGGAATACAACCCCGAAAGCCGGGCTTTCATGCTGGACAATGCCATTGTGCATTTGACTCCGCGCGAACATGCGGCTTTGTTGGTGCTGATCAGTCGTTCTGGTATGCCGGTTGAAAAGTCCCAGCTTTTTGCCCGCGTGTTCGAGCACGATAGCGATGCCAGCCCCGATGCCATCGAGGTTGTCTTACACCGCTTGCGCAAGAAACTGGCCAATAGCGATGTGCATATCGTGACGGTACGAGGTTTAGGCTACATGCTGGAAGTGCTTGAGGCGGAATCCGGCGTTTCATGACAGCACCTTCTCCACCCCCCGCCAATGCCTGGCAAGGCAGTTTGCGCTTTTGGCTGCTGGTCCTGCTGATCCCGGGGGTGGTCGCCTTGCTGTTGTATGACAGTTGGGAAGATTACCGGGCCATGAACTCCGTCACGGAAAATGTGTACGACAGCGCTTTGCTGGAACCGGCCAAAGTGCTTGAGACCAGTGTGGAGTTCAATACCGATGGCAGTTTACGCATCGATCCGCCCTTTTATGCCCAGGTCATGCTGGAGTCCAGACCAGGCAATCGCAAGTATTTTCGGGTCGAAGAAGTCACCCCTTTGGTCCGTAACCTGGGTGGTGCCGATGCCAATCAATTAAAAGGGCGCACCTTACTTGGGATGGAAGGGCTACCGCGTCCCGCCAATCTGGCCGACCATGAAGGCGTGCCGGTTTTCTACGATTCCTATTTCCGTAATGACACCGTGCGTATGGTGGCTTTGTGGCGCGACCTGCATTACAAAGGCCAGCACAGACAGGTTTTGGTGATGGTGGGCGAAAGCCTAGATTTGCGTTTACGCACTCAACAGGAAGCTTGGCGCGAAGGCATTTTCCGCAATTTGCGTATGTTGTTGCTGGCTGTGCTGCTGGTGTGGTTCGCCGTGGCCTGGGCCTTGCGTCCTTTGCAGGCTTTGCGTCAGGAAGTGCGCAACCGAAGCGTGGATGACTTGCAGCCCCTGGACGAGCGCGATGTGCCGCGTGAGGTGGTCCCCTTGGTTCGTTCGGTCAATCATCACATAGAGCTATACCGTTCCGTGCTGGATAGGCAGGCACAATTTTTGGCCGACGCCTCGCATCAATTACGTACCCCCTTGGCGATTATTCATACTCAGGCTCAGTACGCTCGCCGCGAGCCGGATATTGAACGTGTCCGGGAGTCCTTGGGGGCGATTATCAAGCAGTTGGGGCAGGCGACCCGCCTGACCGAGCAGTTATTGGCTTTGGCCCATGCCAGCCATAGCACCACCATGAGCCAGGGCCAGGTCGATCTGGCCAGTTTGGGGCGCGAGGTAGTGCTGCAATATCTGCCCTTGGCGCGCGAACATCGCCAGGATCTGGGCTGGATCGGGCCGGGCGAAGAAGGGGAGCAAGCGCCCCTGTGGGTCTACGCCAGCGATGCCGAGATCCATGAGTCGGTCTCCAACCTGATTCACAACGCCATCAATCATGCCGGTAGCGGCAGTGCAATAACGGTTTCTGCCGGACACGACGACAAGCAGGCCTGGATCAGTGTGACGGACAATGGCATGGGCTTGGCTGCCAGTTTGCGTGAAAGCGTATTTGTGCGCTTTGACCGGGGCGGCCCGGCACGCAAGGGCGGACGTGGTTCGGGTTCTGGCTTGGGTCTGGCCATTGCGCTGGCTTACGCCGAGCGCAATGGCGGCACGATTGTGCTCACTGATGGCGAGCCTAACGATATGGGCGGCTACGGCTTGAAGGCGACGCTACGCTTGCCCTTGTTGCAGCCCGAAGCGCCTCAATCAGATAATTCCTGAATCAAGCCTTGTCGTTTGGGCGGGCCAACAGATTGAACAGGGTAGAGACATCCCAATCCGAGTGGCCCTGTTCGGCAATTTTCGCAAACTGTGCCTGAATCAAGCGGGTTGCCGGCAACTGAGCCCCAGTGCGTTGGGCCTCTTGCTGCACCAGATCCAGGTCTTTCAGCATCCAGTTCACGGTGAAACCGGGTTGAAAGTCTCTAGCCAGCATCGTGGGGCCTTTGGTTTCCATTTGCCAGCTGCGGGCTGCGCCCTTGGTCAGGACAGACAGAGCTTGTTCCATATCCAGTCCGGCTCGTTCACCAAAAGCCATGGCTTCGGCCAGACCTTGCAAAAGACCGACGACGGCAATCTGGTTCACCATCTTGCATAGCTGCCCAGATCCCAGTGGCCCCATCAAGGTGCAAGCCTGGGCGTAGCTCATCATCAGGGGGCGGGCGCGTTCCATATCCTGCGCATGCCCACCACACATAATGCTGAGCATGCCTTTCTGGGCTCCGGCTTGCCCGCCGGAAATCGGGGCATCGACAAAGGCGATCTGCTTGCTGGCGGCCAGTGCCCCCAGTTCCCGGGCAACGTTGGCGGAGGCGGTGGTATGGTCGATAAACAGGCTGCCGGCCTTCATACCTGCCAGCGCACCGTCTGGCCCCTGAAAAATGGCGCGCAAATCATCATCATTTCCCACACAGGCCATCACAATGTCGGCTTGTGCCGCTGCCTGGGCCGGAGTGGCCGCCCAGGCCTGTTTGAATTGTGCGCTCCATTGTTCCGCTTTGGCCTGATTGCGGTTGTACACCGTCACCTGATGGCCGGCCTGAGCCAGATGACCCGCCATCGGATATCCCATCACTCCCAGACCAATGAACGCCACTTTTTGCGGGCGGCCGGATTCATACTGTTTGGGCTGAATGGATGGGTTCATGGCACGGGGCTCCTTAAGAATAATCATGTTCAGACGTAGAGCTTAGCGCAGCTTTTCCAACTTGATCGTCGCCTGAGGGAATAAGCGGCAAGGTGTTTGAAGCTTGACGGCATCAGGCCCCTCATGTTCTAAACCAAACATAGATCTGTAATAAATGGAATTTTCCTGTCCGGATCATGATGGGCACACATGATTTCCTGGCTAATTAACTGGAACTTGAATCCTATGAACTCTTTCGATCGTCGTCGTTTCTTGAAGCTGGCAGGTGCCACTGGATTGGCGTCTATGGGGACCTCTTTGCCGTGGGCGGCGTGGGCGGCAGATGCCGCGGTACTGGAAAAAGCGAAGGCTCAAGGCCAGGCTGTGTTTTACGCCAACATCACGGCTGTAGAGCCCATCATGAAGGCCTTGCAGCAAGCGCAAGGCATTGAAGGTAAATACACTCGTATTTCCAGCTCCAAGTTCATCCCCACCATCCTGACCGAGTTCAACGCTGGCAAGTTGATGGCGGATGTGGTCCAGGCTCCCCTGCCGATGTTGCAAATGCTTAAAGAGCAGGGCGTGTTGGTTCCTCATCAGTCTGAAGCCGTACAGGGCTACCCGCAGTGGGCTATTCAAGACGATTCGATTATTCAGTTTGGCATCGAATATGTGTCTTATATCTATAATACGGACCACCTCAAAGCCGAGGACGCGCCGCAACGTTACGAAGATCTGGCCGATCCCAA
Protein-coding sequences here:
- a CDS encoding copper chaperone PCu(A)C, translating into MKRSAVVLGLSVLALTSTVMAQGHAGHGKPQAVRALSTQVHASQCWVRMLPEPAPSAAYLELENKGEQSVALVGASTLSFGHVMLHQTTEHDGMSRMSHTSEVEIPAGGTLRLKPGAFHVMLGQAKEDLALGERIILSLHLSDDTQVQAECELRPAKTQAY
- a CDS encoding alpha/beta fold hydrolase, producing the protein MTPPFADFSTLELTAQGYRHTFVDQGQGAAVLLVHGSLCDWRYWRWQIPAFATQYRVLAPSLRSYWPGAPSPGHFSTAQHAQDLQALLDQHIPGEKVHIVGHSRGGHVALLLAQRMPEQVASLTLADPGFPTPGAYSYAPLFQQVAERLEQGDRDGAMALFVDTVNGSGTWKQMTRWFREMIQDNAHTMLDQQQEPNLGPSLEWLKQLDAPLSFITGENSPTRYHHCMDIIRQHRREDQLHRIPLAAHGMNLANPKAFNQAVLTALQA
- the ybgF gene encoding tol-pal system protein YbgF, producing MHAYKKPFRLATVALFATAALFASLPAKAFADDEARRAILELRQQIRQMHEQNTQARLQLADQIDTLRSEVVSLRGQVEKLSWQASGQGQNNAPAGQQSPHAADPQEQAVFDSAMDAYRAGQYKPAADAFAGFLAAYPSSVLADEVRFYEGSSLYAIKSFKTSIQKLQAFVKASPQSPRAADALMVTASSQIELNDLSGAKTTLQRIVKDYPQSEAAETARSRLKLLE
- the pal gene encoding peptidoglycan-associated lipoprotein Pal; the encoded protein is MSSRILKSLTLAAMAVTLAACSSVPLDQSGSGSTGGTGSDSASAGQIMDPFNPQSPLAQQRSVYFDYDSYVVNEQYRGLVEMHASYLSSHPQQTVRIEGNTDERGGAEYNLALGQRRSDAVARMLGLLGVSNSQIEAVSFGKERPKALGNTEADYAENRRADIVYQR
- the tolB gene encoding Tol-Pal system beta propeller repeat protein TolB — its product is MTAATPALATLGRHWRATATGAFALAAGMFASQPAQAQLRVDISGVGATQYPIAIADFADNPASQSLAEVIRADLTRSGQFQLINATGAGLNAESTIAYDEWRNRGADYLAYGSVAQTGGQYSISYRLVDSVRQTQLDGVAFAGSEKELRRISHQIADRIYEKITGVRGVFSTRLAYVLQTGNNYELQIADADGQNPQVMLRSRHSIISPAWSPDGKKLAYVSFENDKPVVYVQTLATGHREPLANFKGNNSSPAWAPNGNQLAVVLSRDGISQIYTLNADGSGLRRVMRSPLIDTEPSFMPDGNSLVFVSDRGGAPNIYKVSLGGNDAQRITFNGSYNISPEVSADGTRLVYVTRRNGAFRIATQDMASGSEQLLTTGPDDQSPSFAPNGMQILYSSVQGGRSVLAVTSVDGRVRQTLSSLNGKVREPTWGPFTN
- the tolA gene encoding cell envelope integrity protein TolA yields the protein MKHRTRNTRNQALRSPEQKEDRRGLLIALGLHGLLLLAILAGALFSTAPKTPNAVQVELWMDGVAPDAAVNADPEAPEAEPEPQPEPEPVAEPEPKPEPEPEPPPAPKPPPEPEKVTPPAEPEVDPEIALEQARKEREQKEREEKLEQERQEKQRQDKLAAERREREQKEKQEQERKDKAEAEAKAKAEAERKAKAEADAKARADAERKAKADAEAKAKADAEAKAKADAERKARAAAAAKAKADAERKAKEEAFRRAMREGAPGRPGGTADRNQAGGGGGDGGYAAKVRACVQPGVVYSTPARSEVRGNPTLQYRVDLNADGTPNRVQIKRSSGIALFDDAVSKGLARCSPFPKPPSGQYPSYIDGEYRMFD
- the tolR gene encoding protein TolR, translated to MPSMRGSTGRHGRRMKNEINVVPYIDVMLVLLVIFMVTAPMITPGLVELPSVGQASEVPAKPVEIQVDKDGKLAIRLRDAGSEFMNIEKSTLLNEVRSRMQADSPVVIAADGKVPYETVMGLMDELRSNGINRLGLIVDRNSDPDAGK
- the tolQ gene encoding protein TolQ, with translation MQATSDLSLISLLLDASIPVQLVMLILLGISILSWAYIFSKRAALKRTLEQTRRFEDDFWAGGDLAVLQQSISSRRAEHGALARIFEAGMTEFIKARRSQSSGPALLDGPRRAMRASYQREMDTLETHLNFLASAGSVSPYIGLLGTVWGIMHAFIGLSGMQQATLASVAPGIAEALIATAIGLFAAIPAVVAYNRFTNELDRISIRFDSFIDEFLNILQRQVN
- the ybgC gene encoding tol-pal system-associated acyl-CoA thioesterase: MLTDKWDTQARLDIRVYYEDTDAGGIVYYANYLKFFERARTEWLRNLGVNQSDVAEQNQRLFVVKKVEIQYLKPARLDDLISVRSRITQLGSATIHFEQGALRGGELLCQSTIQIVCVDANTLRPSKLDSDLRTLLEKVQD